One segment of Paramormyrops kingsleyae isolate MSU_618 chromosome 8, PKINGS_0.4, whole genome shotgun sequence DNA contains the following:
- the LOC111853302 gene encoding pepsin A-like, translating into MKLAFLLFALVALSECLHKIPLKKGMTAREVLQEQGLWEEFRKRHPYKPMVKFASNFANTERMTNDADLTYYGVISIGNPPQSFTVIFDTGSSNLWVPSISCSSQACSNHAKFNPKGSKTFKSTSNSVAIQYGTGSMTGVLGYDTVEVGGIIVRNQIFGLSQTEAQFMYYMKPDGILGLAFPSISSSGATPVFDNMMSQRLVSQDLFSIYLSSDSADGSVVIFGGIDSSYYTGSIYWIPLSSESYWQISMNSVSINKKAVACSGGCQAMVDTGTSYIVGPSSDIQNLLRSLKASVDQNGDAFVNCNSVGSMPDLTFTLGGYAFSIPPSAYVSQYSSGCMLRISTGGFGQLWILGDVFIREFYTIFDRGNNRVGLATAV; encoded by the exons ATGAAGCTAGCCTTTCTGCTGTTCGCCCTGGTGGCCCTCTCCGAGTGCCTGCACAA GATTCCCCTGAAAAAGGGAATGACGGCGAGGGAGGTCCTGCAGGAGCAGGGACTGTGGGAGGAGTTTAGGAAGAGACACCCCTACAAACCTATGGTCAAGTTTGCCAGCAACTTCGCCAACACTGAACGGATGACCAACGATGCTGAC CTGACATACTATGGTGTCATCTCCATTGGAAATCCACCACAGTCCTTCACTGTCATCTTTGACACTGGATCCTCCAACCTATGGGTACCATCCATCAGCTGCTCCAGCCAGGCTTGCA GCAACCATGCAAAATTCAACCCAAAAGGGTCCAAAACTTTCAAGTCCACATCTAATTCGGTGGCCATCCAGTATGGGACTGGGAGCATGACTGGAGTGCTGGGATATGACACCGTTGAG GTTGGTGGGATCATCGTTCGCAACCAGATCTTTGGTCTGAGTCAGACAGAGGCTCAATTCATGTATTACATGAAACCCGATGGGATCCTGGGACTCGCCTTCCCTTCAATTTCTTCTTCTGGTGCCACCCCAGTCTTTGATAATATGATGAGCCAGAGGCTGGTTTCTCAGGACCTGTTTTCCATCTACCTGAGCAG CGATAGTGCAGATGGCAGTGTGGTGATCTTTGGTGGGATCGACTCTTCATATTACACAGGTTCCATTTACTGGATCCCACTGTCTTCTGAATCCTACTGGCAGATCAGCATGAACAG CGTGTCTATCAATAAAAAAGCTGTTGCTTGCTCTGGTGGCTGCCAAGCTATGGTGGATACCGGCACCTCCTACATTGTTGGACCAAGCAGTGACATTCAAAACCTCCTGAGATCTTTGAAGGCTTCTGTGGACCAAAATGGAGAT GCATTCGTGAACTGCAACAGCGTGGGATCCATGCCTGACCTGACCTTTACCCTCGGCGGATATGCCTTCAGTATCCCTCCCTCTGCATATGTTTCTCAG TACAGCAGTGGATGCATGCTTCGCATTAGTACCGGTGGCTTTGGCCAGCTCTGGATCCTGGGTGACGTCTTCATCAGAGAGTTCTACACCATCTTTGATAGGGGCAACAATCGAGTGGGTCTTGCTACAGCTGTGTGA